From Corvus cornix cornix isolate S_Up_H32 chromosome 1A, ASM73873v5, whole genome shotgun sequence, a single genomic window includes:
- the PPARA gene encoding peroxisome proliferator-activated receptor alpha isoform X2 translates to MINVIATAKFRKKIVISANTVVSKSAFQLECHIMPFVIHDMDTLCMAEKTLVAKLVANGIQNKEAEVRIFHCCQCTSVETVTELTEFAKSIPGFSNLDLNDQVTLLKYGVYEAIFAMLASVMNKDGMLVAYGNGFITREFLKSLRKPFCDIMEPKFDFAMKFNALDLDDSDISLFVAAIICCGDRPGLVNVGHIEKMQESIVHVLKLHLQTNHPDDTFLFPKLLQKMADLRQLVTEHAQLVQIIKKTESDAHLHPLLQEIYRDMY, encoded by the exons ATGATAAATGTGATCGCAActgcaaaattcagaaaaaaaatcgTAATAAGTGCCAATACTGTCGTTTCCAAAAGTGCCTTTCAGTTGGAATGTCACATAATG ccATTTGTTATACATGATATGGATACCTTATGTATGGCAGAGAAGACCCTGGTGGCAAAACTGGTAGCCAATGGGATTCAGAACAAGGAAGCAGAAGTTCGAATCTTCCACTGCTGCCAGTGTACGTCTGTGGAGACTGTCACAGAACTCACGGAATTTGCCAAATCCATCCCTGGCTTCTCCAACCTTGATTTGAACGATCAGGTGACACTATTGAAGTACGGGGTGTATGAAGCCATATTTGCCATGTTGGCCTCTGTGATGAACAAGGATGGGATGCTGGTGGCCTATGGGAACGGATTTATCACCCGGGAGTTCCTGAAAAGCCTGAGAAAGCCATTCTGTGATATAATGGAGCCAAAATTTGATTTTGCAATGAAATTCAATGCACTGGATTTGGATGATAGTGATATATCCCTTTTTGTTGCTGCCATTATTTGCTGTGGAG ATCGTCCTGGTCTTGTAAATGTAGGACACATTGAAAAAATGCAGGAGAGCATTGTGCATGTACTGAAACTTCACTTGCAAACCAACCATCCTGATGAcaccttcctcttcccaaaacTTCTCCAAAAAATGGCTGACCTCCGACAGCTTGTCACAGAGCACGCTCAGCTTGTTCAGATAATCAAGAAGACTGAATCTGATGCACATTTACACCCTTTACTACAGGAAATCTACAGGGATATGTATTAA
- the CDPF1 gene encoding LOW QUALITY PROTEIN: cysteine-rich DPF motif domain-containing protein 1 (The sequence of the model RefSeq protein was modified relative to this genomic sequence to represent the inferred CDS: inserted 1 base in 1 codon) yields MSQVTLIFLQICSQHCILSEKIFLCVFLAGSLKMNAPKEVQTPGEFKCELCELSALYTYYGQMPPNSHSIVLLEEAYIMKDPFTPDXDKFLIVGSHRSLCSRAVCVGTDCSLFYSKRFRFPCVKENLKAFPLEIQEGKDKRKPRHKSCKKNGYKA; encoded by the exons ATGTCTCAGGTCACTTTAATCTTCTTGCAAATATGTTCCCAGCATTGCATTTTAAGcgaaaagatttttttgtgtgtatttcttGCAGGTAGCTTAAAAATGAATGCTCCCAAAGAAGTTCAGACACCAGGAGAGTTCAAATGTGAGCTGTGTGAGTTATCAGCCCTGTACACATACTATGGGCAGATGCCACCAAACTCACACTCGATTGT GCTTTTGGAAGAAGCCTATATCATGAAGGATCCTTTCACCCCTG AGGACAAGTTCCTCATCGTTGGGTCTCATCGCAGTTTGTGTAGCAGAGCAGTGTGTGTTGGTACA GACTGTAGTCTGTTCTACTCCAAAAGGTTCCGCTTCCCCTGTGTGAAGGAAAACCTAAAGGCCTTTCCTTTGGAAATACAAGAAGGCAAGGATAAAAGGAAGCCCCGGCATAAATCCTGCAAAAAGAATGGATACAAAGCATAA
- the PPARA gene encoding peroxisome proliferator-activated receptor alpha isoform X1, translating to MVDTENQLYPLTPLEEEDIDSPLSGEFLQGMENIQDLSQSLGDDSSGALSLTEFQSLGNGPGSDGSVITDTLSPASSPSSINFATAPGSIDESPSGTLNIECRICGDKASGYHYGVHACEGCKGFFRRTIRLKLIYDKCDRNCKIQKKNRNKCQYCRFQKCLSVGMSHNAIRFGRMPRSEKAKLKAEILTGENYVEDSEMADLKSLAKRIHDAYLKNFNMNKVKARIILAGKTNNNPPFVIHDMDTLCMAEKTLVAKLVANGIQNKEAEVRIFHCCQCTSVETVTELTEFAKSIPGFSNLDLNDQVTLLKYGVYEAIFAMLASVMNKDGMLVAYGNGFITREFLKSLRKPFCDIMEPKFDFAMKFNALDLDDSDISLFVAAIICCGDRPGLVNVGHIEKMQESIVHVLKLHLQTNHPDDTFLFPKLLQKMADLRQLVTEHAQLVQIIKKTESDAHLHPLLQEIYRDMY from the exons ATGGTGGATACTGAAAACCAGCTCTATCCCCTTACTCCCTTGGAGGAGGAGGATATAGACAGCCCTTTATCTGGAGAGTTCCTACAGGGTATGGAGAACATTCAAGACCTGTCCCAGTCTCTAGGTGATGATAGTTCTGGAGCTTTAAGTTTAACAGAATTCCAATCACTGGGAAATGGCCCAGGATCTGATGGCTCAGTTATAACAG acaccCTTTCACCAGCATCCAGTCCTTCATCCATTAATTTTGCCACAGCTCCAGGTAGCATAGATGAATCACCCAGTGGAACATTAAACATTGAATGTAGAATTTGTGGGGATAAAGCCTCAGGCTACCATTACGGAGTACATGCTTGTGAAGGTTGTAAG GGCTTTTTTAGAAGAACAATTCGTTTAAAACTCATCTATGATAAATGTGATCGCAActgcaaaattcagaaaaaaaatcgTAATAAGTGCCAATACTGTCGTTTCCAAAAGTGCCTTTCAGTTGGAATGTCACATAATG CAATACGTTTTGGACGAATGCCAAGGTCTGAGAAGGCCAAGCTCAAAGCAGAAATTCTAACAGGTGAAAATTATGTAGAAGATTCAGAAATGGCAGATCTTAAATCACTTGCCAAAAGAATTCATGATGCCTACCTGAAAAACTTCAATATGAACAAGGTTAAAGCCAGAATCATCCTTGCCGGGAAAACCAACAACAATCCA ccATTTGTTATACATGATATGGATACCTTATGTATGGCAGAGAAGACCCTGGTGGCAAAACTGGTAGCCAATGGGATTCAGAACAAGGAAGCAGAAGTTCGAATCTTCCACTGCTGCCAGTGTACGTCTGTGGAGACTGTCACAGAACTCACGGAATTTGCCAAATCCATCCCTGGCTTCTCCAACCTTGATTTGAACGATCAGGTGACACTATTGAAGTACGGGGTGTATGAAGCCATATTTGCCATGTTGGCCTCTGTGATGAACAAGGATGGGATGCTGGTGGCCTATGGGAACGGATTTATCACCCGGGAGTTCCTGAAAAGCCTGAGAAAGCCATTCTGTGATATAATGGAGCCAAAATTTGATTTTGCAATGAAATTCAATGCACTGGATTTGGATGATAGTGATATATCCCTTTTTGTTGCTGCCATTATTTGCTGTGGAG ATCGTCCTGGTCTTGTAAATGTAGGACACATTGAAAAAATGCAGGAGAGCATTGTGCATGTACTGAAACTTCACTTGCAAACCAACCATCCTGATGAcaccttcctcttcccaaaacTTCTCCAAAAAATGGCTGACCTCCGACAGCTTGTCACAGAGCACGCTCAGCTTGTTCAGATAATCAAGAAGACTGAATCTGATGCACATTTACACCCTTTACTACAGGAAATCTACAGGGATATGTATTAA